A single region of the Pseudalkalibacillus berkeleyi genome encodes:
- the fabG gene encoding 3-oxoacyl-[acyl-carrier-protein] reductase, which yields MLSGKTALVTGASRGIGRAIAIDLARQGVSVAVNYSGSEERARQVVEEIQEQGGKAFAIQSDVASVDSVTSMIKEVVSTFGSLDILVNNAGITRDNLIMRMKEEEWDAVINTNLKGVFNCTKAVTRQMMKQRSGRIINIASIVGVSGNPGQANYVAAKAGVIGLTKTTAKELSSRGITVNAVAPGFIETDMTEALETNVKDEMMKQIPLSRLGRPEDIASAVRFLAGDEASYITGQTLHVDGGMVM from the coding sequence ATGCTTAGTGGAAAAACGGCCTTAGTAACAGGGGCATCAAGAGGGATTGGTAGAGCAATCGCGATAGATCTTGCTCGACAAGGTGTTTCAGTAGCTGTAAACTACTCTGGAAGTGAAGAGAGAGCAAGGCAAGTCGTTGAGGAAATACAAGAGCAAGGCGGAAAGGCTTTCGCTATCCAATCAGATGTAGCGAGTGTAGATTCTGTCACATCCATGATCAAAGAGGTTGTTTCCACATTCGGATCACTCGACATTCTCGTAAACAATGCAGGCATCACACGTGATAATCTAATAATGAGAATGAAAGAAGAAGAATGGGATGCAGTAATTAATACAAACCTAAAAGGTGTATTCAATTGTACGAAAGCAGTAACGCGTCAAATGATGAAACAACGTTCAGGAAGAATCATCAATATTGCTTCCATTGTAGGTGTCTCAGGTAATCCAGGACAAGCCAACTATGTCGCTGCTAAAGCAGGTGTCATCGGTCTAACCAAAACCACCGCCAAAGAATTATCTAGCCGTGGGATCACAGTAAACGCCGTAGCACCAGGATTTATAGAAACAGACATGACAGAAGCACTCGAAACCAATGTGAAAGACGAAATGATGAAGCAAATCCCACTATCACGCCTAGGACGTCCAGAAGACATCGCATCAGCTGTAAGGTTCTTAGCAGGGGATGAGGCGAGTTATATTACGGGGCAGACTCTTCACGTCGATGGCGGCATGGTGATGTAA
- the acpP gene encoding acyl carrier protein → MADIQDRITKIIVDRLGVDEEEVKIESSFKEDLGADSLDVVELVMELEDEFDMEISDEDAEKIATVGDVVTYINSHQ, encoded by the coding sequence ATGGCAGACATTCAAGATCGTATCACGAAAATTATCGTTGACCGTTTAGGGGTTGATGAGGAAGAAGTGAAGATTGAATCTTCTTTTAAAGAAGACCTAGGAGCAGATTCTCTAGATGTTGTTGAACTTGTTATGGAACTAGAAGATGAGTTCGATATGGAGATTTCTGATGAAGATGCTGAAAAGATTGCTACTGTTGGCGATGTAGTAACATACATAAACAGCCATCAATAG
- the rnc gene encoding ribonuclease III gives MSNRTPSKKFSRAKRRPFTKEELSTRFSAFQKGLDIQFQNEKLLYQAFTHSSYVNEHRKRPSDDNERLEFLGDAVLELTISQYLYKKYQNMSEGELTKLRAAIVCEPSLVIFAHHLDFGELVLLGKGEENTGGRTRPALLADVFEAFIGALYLDQGLEVVERFLTKYVYPKINEGAFSHVMDFKSQLQEFIQRENHGTLDYRIVQETGPAHNREFTSEVYLRDDRLGVGHGRSKKEAEQQAAREALKHLNSK, from the coding sequence ATGTCCAACCGTACACCATCAAAGAAATTTTCACGAGCGAAACGAAGACCTTTTACCAAAGAAGAGTTATCAACTCGATTTAGTGCATTTCAAAAAGGATTGGATATTCAATTTCAGAATGAGAAATTGTTATATCAAGCATTTACTCATTCATCCTATGTGAATGAGCATCGTAAACGTCCAAGTGACGATAACGAACGCCTCGAATTTTTAGGAGATGCTGTTCTCGAATTGACGATTTCACAATACTTGTATAAGAAATATCAGAATATGTCCGAAGGTGAATTAACGAAGTTACGTGCTGCTATTGTGTGTGAACCATCACTTGTTATTTTTGCCCACCATTTGGATTTTGGTGAACTTGTCCTATTAGGGAAAGGTGAAGAGAACACAGGTGGACGAACAAGACCAGCGCTTTTAGCGGATGTGTTTGAAGCCTTTATCGGAGCGCTTTACCTTGATCAAGGGCTAGAAGTTGTAGAGCGTTTCTTAACCAAGTACGTGTATCCTAAAATTAATGAAGGTGCTTTTTCCCATGTGATGGATTTCAAAAGCCAACTACAAGAATTTATACAGCGTGAGAATCATGGTACGCTTGATTACCGCATTGTCCAAGAGACAGGCCCCGCTCATAACAGGGAATTTACTTCGGAAGTGTACCTGAGAGATGATCGTCTTGGCGTTGGTCATGGACGTTCCAAGAAAGAAGCTGAACAACAGGCTGCTAGAGAAGCACTAAAGCACCTGAATTCAAAATAA